Genomic window (Arachis hypogaea cultivar Tifrunner chromosome 13, arahy.Tifrunner.gnm2.J5K5, whole genome shotgun sequence):
CTTTGAAGGTTGAATCTGAAATATTCTGCCTTCATGGAGGGTTGTCCCCTTCTATTGAAACGCTTGATAACATTCGTAAATATGATCGTGTGCAAGAAGTTCCTCATGAGGGTCCCATGTGTGATCTTTTATGGTCTGATCCAGATGATCGCTGTGGTTGGGGCATCTCTCCTAGAGGTGCTGGATATACCTTCGGCCAGGTAATGTGGTACACTGCATCAAGCTTGCCTGTTCTCATACGTCTGTCACTAATTTTTGTTGATATTTTTATGTTGCTTTTATAGGACATATCTGAGCAATTTAACCATACCAATAACTTGAAGCTGATTGCTAGAGCTCACCAGCTGGTTATGGAAGGGTATACCTGGGGACATGTAAGTTCTTcatcttgcttttttttttgttgttttttttttttcatttttcgttTGTTGTGGTAATGGCTGATATATGGTGTCTTGTTTTCAGGAGCAAAAAGTGGTTACCATATTTAGTGCACCTAATTATTGCTATCGCTGTGGTAACATGGCATCCATCCTTGAAGTTGATGATTGCAAAGGACACACATTCATTCAGGTTGAGCTCCCTATTTTCATTACCCAAATAATCATAAAGTTGATCTGCATTTCTTAGCACTTTAGGCTAGTATTTGGATTGTGTATCCTGTTGGGAGTAGTTTAGgacaagaaaaatataataaatgaacaCTATTACCCCCTTGCCAGACCACTGAGAACCATGCTGGAAATGTCACCAGTGGCAGTGGTCTGACAGGACAGTGAGATGCATATTTTTCCATTTCAAGCTCCTTCATCACTgtccaccccccccccccccccactatTTTGAACTAGTATTTTGTCTCTCTTCCCAACCAAACGAGTCTATGTTACATGGATCGAAACCAAATACTCTTGCATCCATGtattaaagtttgttactttaaTCAATATTTTTCTCAATCGCAGTTCGAGCCAGCTCCAAGGAGGGGAGAGCCGGACGTAACCAGGAGAACACCTGATTACTTCCTATGATAGAACTTTGGTTGAGTTGCTGCTGTAGTCAGAAACCAGTGCCCTGCATTAGTGTGCAAAGCTCATCTCTGCGTCGAAATCAGAGCCATTGCATCAAATTTGATACTCGTACATTTTCAAAGTTAGGCCTGGCTGGATGTGTTATTTTACTTgaatgaatttttaaattgaatcttTCCAAGAGAAAGCTGAGGAGCAGGCGATACTTGTGGGCATGTGTACACGATTTCAGCATGCAATGTATCAATTTAATgttttctccattttttctttttctatttatttaccaTTATCTTGACCTTTCACTCCTCGATTTAGGGCTATTGTCAAAGCGATGGGTTTCTGTAGATGGATGATACTTTAACATATCGTCTAAAGGgtgctttattttttttatacatttattttttttatcgttTTCCTGTCTTGTGAGAATATGTTCTAGTTAGGTAGTTTGTCTTCCATTAACTCTGAATGCGAATTTTCTCTTCAAATTTTATATCAATTAAAGCTGTTTCTTGAAAATTTGCAATCACTATTTTATGTTTGTGGCTCCATGTATATTTGGTTTTACATGGAAGTGTTATTAAATATATTGGGTTCATCAAATTGTATTGGTGATCATAGTTGAAAACTTGGGACTTACGAGGCTGGGAGCAACCAAACAATATTTTAATTTGGGTTTGGCTAAGGTGCACTtcttaaaattaaaacattagGCTTTTGGGTTAAAACATTATATTGTATGTATCCTAAAAGAAGCAAAAAGGTGTGAGCATTTACACAGTAATGACTATGGTATTGGTAATTTGTAAGTATTATATTACATATCACTTGGCAACTTCAGACCTGGTCTGATAGGCTTAAATGCAGATAACACCACGGATATTTTACACGCAAGAAATCCCATCATTCCAACTATGAGATCCTTTGGTGTCAGCATGAGTTGAACATCTCCTGAGCTATACCTCGCTGCAAACACAGCAAATATAAATGCTAATGCCACGCTTGCTATTGGACCCCTTATTCCTTTGAATGGCGAATTTGTTCCTGCCTTGTTGCTTGAGATCAACTCTGAAGCAGGTAACTCATCCACTGATCTCTGCAATAGTAGCAGATACAAGAAGCCGCCAACCCCGCCAATCAAGAAAGCAATTCCAGCATTTTCTCCAGCCAAGACTGAAGCGACCGACGCGCCAAAAGCTGTCAGCATCGCATCGTAAAACAGCAATGAGAACTTCAAATCTGCATACTCCCTCATGCTCTCTTCATTTGTGACGTTAGAACTTGAAGGCGAGGATAAGTCATAAAGCCCATTGCTGAAGAAGCTGGTGGGATCAGTCCCTTCCAATTCAGTCACAAGGCTTGGCCTTAGCTCCAACATGGGGAGATCACTTCCCTCACCGAGCAACACATTGTCAATCTGAAAGTCGTACTGGAATCCAAAGTACCGCTGTGTCCCATCTTCTGGCAGTGACGATTGCGCTTCACAACTAATAACCGATAAGGAGACACTTCCTAAACGCCACTGACCTGACCTTAGATAGAGAAGAAAAGTGTTGTTAGAAACACTTTGTTTAAATGGATCGATGGTGGAGCAAACATGTCGCTGCCAAAAACCATTTGAAAAGTTTGACAACTACGATATTTTAAAGTATAATTGGAGCTCAGTACCGCCACGGATTAGTCCTTGCCttgtcgggttgggggataccgtaggaaacaaaaaaaaaagtataatattgAGACAACTAAGGGAatataggtaattttcttttgaataaaaatcAACAATGATGACATACCTGATTCAACACTAACCCAAAGAGCTTCAAGTTTTGCAATTTTTGGACCCTCAAAGATGTATTCATTAACAGAACCTCTTTGGAAGTGAAGCATGTCAGTATTATTTGTATCACCTGACTCCATAGAATGGTCCATGGACGAACATGCAGGTATTCTCTGCAATATGGAATTTCCATGTTCGTCTATCAAGCACAGAAGAATTCCAGCACTGGGATCGCTTAAacttgaaccatatgcattgctGGTACCTAACTTGACCCTGAATAATGATTTGGACTTATCATCCTTCAGAGATGAAGAAACTTTTTGTATTGAGGTATCTGTGCATACTTTCACTTCCGATGCTGGTAAAAGATTTAATGGTTTCGCATATCGCTGAAAATCTGCCGTGCAAACCATTTAGATACCgaaacataaattaaatcttTAGCCAAAAATAGACCTTGATCGATCAGAAAATTGGATAGTTAAATAATCCTATGCAACTAATCATTGCAAACAAAACATTTAGAACTAGCTTTCGGGCACTTGGACACAAAAACCAGACGACACCACCCATTTGGACTAAAAAGCAACCAATTATATCAATTGCACCAATGAATAATGTTTTAGGACACACCACAATAACCCTATTTAATTAGCTACTTGCAGCACCTAGGAAAATAGGTTGTTATGTGATTGAAGTTTGTTATCAAGTATCAACCTTGACAATTAGAAGCCAAATTCCAACAAAATACAATCCTGGGCTATTGGATTGGAACCAACCAATtaaaaacttccaaaaccccaaaccctaaacttTATCAAGTGTACGACTTTATAGAATCGAAAACAATACAACCATCAAAGTTAAAACTTTTACTCTTTTTCTTCTGAGGATGTGTCAAGTTAGCATACCTTGGAATTCAGTTTCAGATATTTTAGCCCTAATAGCAAAGCGTAGAGGGCGAATTCTTCTAAGATGGAGGGTTGATGTTGATCTTGTTTTGATTGCGAAAGCATGATTGTGAGCGTGAGGAGTTGACGTTGAAGGCATCGTAGTCCTCAAAGGAATACCCTCCATGGTTGATGGCTTCACCCCACACACAAAATGAACACACAGGAATGGCAGCGTGGACACGCAGGGTTCAATAAAGCAACTAGTGCTCAATGTTAAAATTAATAGAGTGTGGAAAAATCATCAACAAGAAGCGTTTGTAGTCCAACGGTTAGGATAATTGCCTTCCAAGCAATAGACCCGGGTTCGACTCCCGGCAAACGCACTTTTAAAATAAGTGTCAGAGCTTTAGTGGTATAGTAATAGTAATTAGTAAGTACTAAGTAGTACTGTACCAGAAGAAGTTTGTTCACTTTGTGTTGCCTTGGTTCTTCGTTTTTAAAGGTGTTCCGTCAGGGTGATGACGTGTACACTCCGGTAGTTCGGACTCAGGGATATTATAGTCTTTCTTCTTCGATTATGGATCGGATCTGACCCCGCCCCGTGGCTTTGTTCAAGTGTTCGTTATTGTTCAGCTTGGACCTCATGATCCGATTTGAAcgaaattttttcttttctttcttttcattctttttgtAGGTGGAATTTCGTAGATTCAATTTTCCTACCGTCATTATCAATCAATATTCAATAGGGACCTCGCGTACCACGTGCCCGCATGAACATGAAGCAGTATAGAGAAAAGTCAACAAAATTTAAGAAATAGAATAGTCAACAAAATTTAAGAAATAGAATATATACTTATTTtggtctttaaaaaattttatatcagaCATTTTAGTTTTCAACTAAAATTAACTTAGTCCTTGGCTCTGTTAATTCTAACGGAAGATAAAATAGTCTCTGacaactcgaatagaggacaAAATAATCTCTAACAACTCTAACAAGAGACAAAATGATCATTGATCCCTTTATTCAAAAACGACACTATTCTTtcccaatttttatcatatctcacATAACTCTAATATTCATACTTTCCTTGTGACTGATACATCTACCTCCTCTATACTTCACCCACCAGAAGCATCAACTTCCACGTCTTcgataacatcacctccaaccTCGATAACGTCCacgacatcctcaagaccaagttccacaactattctaagggcacgcctttctccactctcccgcaagcaatatagattgttggacattaggataTCGTGAGAAAAATTCTCCTATGACATCATAttcaaattctcatttgaaatagacaccaagtgcttcattccttcttttccGGAATTCAAATTGGCAGACAGCTTcgacctcgcatccaagctatcaGTATAACGAGCAATGTCATCGTTGCAGCTCATATGGAAATCGAAGTGATTACTGAACATTGATTCagagaagaagctgaaggaagtgattggagtggtggacaatgtggtcatggagatgatAGGGCAGAGGAGAAGGGAGATGGCAACGACGACGGCGggtcttaacaaatcagacttgctATCTATATTGatgggatccatcgaagacgacAAGTAGTTGAGAAACATAGTTattagtttcctgagtatgaattTGTTGAGAATAAGTTGAAGATTTTTTTCTTGTcaacattaaatttatagagtgtgcattgtgtacCTTGAAGTTACAATATTAGATTGTTaatgttatgcgagatatgataaaaattagaaGAGAACAATGTCATTTTCGAATAGAAAATCAGAGACCATTTTGTCCCCTATTAGAGTTGTTAGGACTAAAATAGATATAtactctaaaaaaatatataaaaaaaagagaatgacaTGTAAATAATTTTGCG
Coding sequences:
- the LOC112792677 gene encoding uncharacterized protein, producing MEGIPLRTTMPSTSTPHAHNHAFAIKTRSTSTLHLRRIRPLRFAIRAKISETEFQDFQRYAKPLNLLPASEVKVCTDTSIQKVSSSLKDDKSKSLFRVKLGTSNAYGSSLSDPSAGILLCLIDEHGNSILQRIPACSSMDHSMESGDTNNTDMLHFQRGSVNEYIFEGPKIAKLEALWVSVESGQWRLGSVSLSVISCEAQSSLPEDGTQRYFGFQYDFQIDNVLLGEGSDLPMLELRPSLVTELEGTDPTSFFSNGLYDLSSPSSSNVTNEESMREYADLKFSLLFYDAMLTAFGASVASVLAGENAGIAFLIGGVGGFLYLLLLQRSVDELPASELISSNKAGTNSPFKGIRGPIASVALAFIFAVFAARYSSGDVQLMLTPKDLIVGMMGFLACKISVVLSAFKPIRPGLKLPSDM